A genomic region of Notamacropus eugenii isolate mMacEug1 chromosome 3, mMacEug1.pri_v2, whole genome shotgun sequence contains the following coding sequences:
- the ACBD7 gene encoding acyl-CoA-binding domain-containing protein 7: MSLQNEFHNAAESVRKLKTRPNDEELKELYGLYKQSIVGDIDIECPGMLDLKGKAKWEAWNLQKGVSKEDAMSAYISKAKELIEKYGI; encoded by the exons ATGTCTCTGCAG AATGAATTTCATAATGCTGCTGAAAGTGTCAGGAAACTAAAAACCAGGCCAAATGATGAAGAACTCAAAGAACTCTATGGACTCTACAAACAATCAATTGTTGGAGACATTGATATTG AGTGTCCAGGAATGCTAGATTTAAAGGGCAAAGCCAAGTGGGAAGCATGGAACCTCCAAAAAG gtGTCTCAAAGGAAGATGCCATGAGTGCCTATATTTCCAAAGCAAAAGAGCTGATAGAAAAATATGGGATCTAG